The proteins below come from a single Chitinophaga pinensis DSM 2588 genomic window:
- a CDS encoding SusC/RagA family TonB-linked outer membrane protein, translating to MKKQLRLLVLFLFTHLISFANDLNHEYITVAVRNARISLNVKDQPLKNVFVLIEQKTGLSVNYNASAVNGMETVNYKADDVTLATVFQVLLKNYQGTVKQVDENHIFLKLEKRRIIEQAVAPIIAAAATPITITGTVTDENNQPVPGVSIHEKISKRNTTTDVNGRYSIAVNTGDVLVYNFIGYAPQEVTVGDKALMNVQLKVQNSQLKEIVAIGYQSVRKSDVTGAISSVKASELNLTSPSVGQALVGKVAGVQISQVSGAPYASTKIRVRGVGSINASSDPLYVVDGFPMDNDVFINPEDIESIDILKDAASAAIYGSRASGGVVLITTKRGKEGKGKFQYDLQTGINQLGKKVKLLNSEEFAQLMIDGRNNSYHDFVVNGGKEWNDAMYSDDNATRIAKVGNANAVSVDPKFYDFANQKVIKPQYNTDWQDLLYRNAMFSRHNLSFSGGSKEVKYYISGGYQNQDGIILNTGLKKINFRANVDGQINPKLKAGMNVSYTNNQNRETEEGRWDHNPIMAALLMLPTYRAYDDNGNIVKNEVAALSSTYGYNSFENPLAIAKEINIRRNGNRATYNGYAVYQVLPELSLKANLGMSSYAEKYDYYYPTSLSSGVNAPYSDAAKAAANARAKNTNKLDQLGEFTAAYSKQFNKHKLDVLGGYTIQKTTGDILEIRAEGFQDDRIQEVSAKGADAALFKLTTASKYVYTLVSYLGRINYNYDSRYYLTASFRTDASSRFGPQNRWGNFPSVAAGWNISNESFYNDWLGQHSTLKLRASWGLSGNNNIGNYNSATVMGTPAGVPFGNGTINTGTFANGIKDPKIGWESTSQYNAGLDLGLLNGRLNVIANYYVSYSYNLLFDRPVSAISGATTVTTNLRDSKIRNRGIDLQIDGRVIQTKEFNLNLTGNISVNRNKVLDMGGANTIFKAGAERSYLTHIIQTGQPVGMFYGFRVLGVATEENYKKVAPSASSTNPMHPGDLYFYDKNDDGVVNDADKDVIGSPYPKFTYGFNLSATYKDFYFSSSFNGSYGNQVLDGQDYYLYNMEGSGNQYADVAQRFRSNAQPGAGSVYRASRAGTQSNSTRLSTFYLQDGSYFRCTNIMLGYNFRFHALQQKLGVSKATLFASVDNAFTITKYKGYNPEVDYGNGSNIAPGVDYGMYPLVRAYNAGVKLAF from the coding sequence ATGAAGAAGCAATTACGCCTTCTTGTCTTATTTCTTTTCACTCACCTGATCAGTTTCGCCAACGATCTGAATCATGAGTACATCACTGTTGCCGTGCGTAACGCGCGTATCAGTCTGAATGTTAAAGATCAGCCACTAAAGAATGTGTTCGTGCTGATAGAACAAAAAACAGGTCTCTCCGTAAATTATAACGCCAGTGCAGTAAATGGCATGGAGACTGTTAACTACAAAGCCGACGATGTAACGCTGGCAACCGTATTTCAGGTATTGCTGAAGAATTATCAGGGTACCGTAAAACAGGTAGATGAAAACCACATCTTCCTGAAACTGGAAAAAAGAAGGATCATTGAACAAGCGGTGGCGCCTATCATTGCTGCTGCTGCAACGCCTATCACCATTACCGGTACTGTAACGGATGAAAACAATCAGCCGGTACCTGGTGTCAGCATTCATGAAAAAATAAGTAAGAGGAATACCACCACTGATGTAAATGGCCGTTATTCTATTGCCGTTAATACCGGCGATGTACTGGTCTACAACTTCATCGGTTATGCGCCACAGGAAGTGACTGTAGGTGACAAAGCCCTGATGAACGTACAGCTGAAAGTACAGAACAGCCAGTTGAAAGAGATCGTAGCAATCGGTTACCAGTCTGTTAGAAAAAGCGACGTGACTGGTGCAATCTCCAGTGTGAAAGCAAGTGAACTGAACCTGACCAGCCCTTCCGTAGGACAGGCCCTGGTAGGTAAAGTAGCTGGTGTACAGATCTCCCAGGTAAGCGGCGCTCCTTACGCCAGCACCAAGATCCGTGTACGTGGTGTGGGTTCCATCAACGCAAGCTCCGATCCGCTGTATGTGGTGGATGGTTTTCCGATGGACAATGACGTGTTCATTAACCCGGAAGATATTGAGTCTATCGACATCCTGAAAGATGCGGCTTCTGCTGCGATCTACGGTTCCCGTGCTTCGGGTGGTGTGGTACTGATCACTACCAAACGTGGTAAAGAAGGGAAAGGTAAGTTCCAGTATGACCTGCAAACCGGTATCAACCAGCTGGGTAAAAAAGTGAAACTGCTGAACTCAGAAGAGTTTGCACAGCTGATGATCGATGGTAGAAATAACTCTTATCATGACTTCGTGGTGAACGGTGGTAAAGAATGGAATGATGCGATGTATTCTGATGATAATGCTACACGTATCGCTAAAGTAGGTAACGCAAACGCAGTGAGTGTTGATCCTAAGTTCTACGACTTCGCTAACCAGAAAGTGATCAAGCCTCAGTATAACACGGATTGGCAGGACCTGCTCTACCGTAACGCGATGTTCAGCCGTCATAACCTGTCATTCTCCGGTGGCAGCAAAGAAGTAAAATACTATATCAGCGGTGGTTACCAGAACCAGGATGGTATTATCTTAAATACCGGTCTGAAAAAGATCAACTTCCGTGCAAATGTGGACGGACAGATCAACCCTAAACTGAAAGCTGGTATGAACGTTTCGTATACCAATAACCAGAATAGGGAAACAGAAGAAGGCCGTTGGGACCACAACCCGATCATGGCTGCGCTGCTGATGCTGCCTACTTACCGTGCATATGATGATAATGGCAACATTGTAAAGAATGAAGTAGCTGCACTGTCATCTACCTATGGTTATAATAGCTTTGAAAACCCGCTGGCTATCGCGAAGGAAATCAATATCCGTCGTAATGGTAACCGCGCTACCTATAATGGTTATGCTGTGTACCAGGTATTACCTGAACTGTCATTGAAAGCAAACCTGGGTATGTCCAGCTATGCAGAGAAATATGACTACTATTATCCGACCAGTCTCAGTAGTGGTGTAAACGCTCCCTATTCTGATGCGGCAAAAGCTGCGGCAAATGCAAGAGCAAAAAATACTAATAAACTGGATCAGTTAGGTGAGTTCACTGCTGCTTATAGCAAACAATTCAACAAACATAAACTGGATGTACTGGGTGGTTATACCATACAGAAAACAACTGGCGATATCCTTGAAATAAGAGCAGAAGGTTTCCAGGATGACCGTATCCAGGAAGTAAGTGCGAAAGGTGCTGATGCAGCCTTATTCAAACTGACTACTGCTTCTAAATATGTATACACACTGGTATCTTACCTGGGTCGTATCAATTATAACTACGATAGCCGTTATTACCTGACGGCCTCTTTCCGTACAGATGCTTCTTCCCGTTTTGGTCCGCAGAACCGTTGGGGTAATTTCCCTTCAGTAGCTGCCGGCTGGAATATCTCTAATGAATCATTCTACAATGACTGGCTGGGACAGCACTCTACACTGAAACTGCGTGCAAGCTGGGGTCTGAGTGGTAACAACAACATCGGTAACTACAACTCCGCTACCGTAATGGGTACGCCCGCTGGTGTGCCGTTCGGCAACGGTACTATCAATACCGGTACTTTCGCAAACGGTATCAAAGACCCGAAAATTGGATGGGAATCTACTTCCCAGTACAATGCTGGTCTGGACCTGGGTTTACTCAACGGCCGTCTGAATGTGATTGCCAACTACTATGTGAGCTATTCTTACAACCTGCTGTTTGACAGACCAGTGTCAGCTATCTCCGGCGCGACCACCGTAACCACCAACCTGCGTGATTCCAAGATCCGTAACAGAGGTATTGACCTGCAGATCGATGGCCGTGTTATTCAGACGAAAGAATTCAACCTGAACTTAACCGGTAACATCTCTGTAAATCGTAACAAGGTACTGGATATGGGTGGTGCGAATACCATCTTCAAAGCAGGTGCTGAGCGTTCTTACCTGACACACATCATCCAGACTGGTCAGCCGGTAGGTATGTTCTACGGTTTCAGAGTACTGGGCGTTGCTACAGAAGAAAACTACAAAAAAGTGGCTCCCTCTGCTTCCAGCACCAACCCAATGCACCCTGGCGACCTGTATTTCTATGATAAGAATGACGACGGTGTCGTAAATGATGCAGATAAAGATGTAATCGGCAGCCCTTATCCTAAGTTCACTTATGGCTTTAACCTGTCCGCTACTTACAAAGATTTCTATTTCTCTTCTTCCTTTAACGGTTCTTATGGCAATCAGGTACTGGATGGCCAGGATTACTACCTGTATAACATGGAAGGTTCCGGTAACCAATATGCTGACGTAGCACAACGTTTCCGTTCCAATGCACAGCCAGGCGCTGGTAGCGTATACCGTGCTTCCCGTGCAGGTACGCAGAGCAACAGCACCCGTCTGTCTACTTTCTATCTCCAGGATGGATCTTACTTCAGATGTACGAACATCATGCTGGGATATAATTTCAGATTCCATGCACTGCAACAGAAACTGGGCGTATCAAAAGCTACCCTGTTTGCAAGCGTAGACAACGCCTTCACCATCACTAAATACAAAGGTTACAATCCGGAAGTAGACTATGGTAACGGTAGCAACATTGCTCCGGGTGTAGACTACGGTATGTACCCACTGGTACGTGCTTATAATGCTGGTGTTAAATTGGCCTTTTAA
- a CDS encoding RagB/SusD family nutrient uptake outer membrane protein, whose protein sequence is MKNRFAIILGFATVLATSACNKDFLNQIDPNNQPVSEYFQTENDVQLAVNGIYQSLRSSNAIGESSGLFTEERSDNTGRNDSQSNAGEPFQFGDFSLLSSNTYLKSHWVDMYKCISRANLVLTNIDKVSFANENTKKGFAAEAKFLRALIYFHMVRKWGDVPLVTKQLTTLEEVDGATFRAKDTAVYSQIVNDLLDVVNSPLPDFQTGASVGRVSKAAGNGLLGQVYLTMALTIDNGKKTENLTKAKQYLDACYNMRKFGQLKEIPYSDVFSVEKKSSCPELIFQIVYKQGDATYSSSIAANNQAKGETVNSQKVATGVGGNVTGDLVNEYEANDLRKDFSIKYANADIVKDWFITKFRDASDAAGKNGYGGNDFILMRYADIILMLAEVNMYLGDNGTAIQYLDMVRARAGMPDYNTSMQNTAYSSRFSSLKLAILHERRIELAFENHRWYDLLRTFSTDELVTYFHAKDQTYFGIAKVANFSKKDRYYPIPFDEYKLNPEKMYQNPGY, encoded by the coding sequence ATGAAGAATAGATTCGCAATAATACTGGGTTTTGCTACTGTGCTGGCAACATCCGCCTGTAATAAAGATTTCCTGAATCAGATTGATCCGAATAATCAGCCGGTATCAGAATACTTCCAGACAGAAAACGATGTACAACTGGCGGTAAATGGTATATATCAGTCACTGAGAAGCAGCAATGCAATCGGTGAAAGCAGCGGACTCTTTACGGAAGAGCGCTCTGACAATACCGGTCGTAACGATAGCCAGTCCAACGCCGGTGAACCTTTTCAGTTCGGAGATTTTTCTTTACTGTCAAGTAACACCTACCTCAAGTCGCATTGGGTAGATATGTATAAGTGTATTTCCCGGGCGAACCTGGTACTGACTAATATCGATAAAGTATCTTTCGCAAACGAGAACACAAAGAAGGGCTTTGCTGCGGAAGCGAAATTCCTCCGTGCACTGATCTATTTTCATATGGTGCGTAAATGGGGAGATGTTCCTTTGGTAACAAAACAGCTGACTACGCTCGAAGAAGTAGATGGTGCTACTTTCCGTGCAAAAGATACCGCTGTATACAGCCAGATCGTAAATGACCTGCTGGATGTGGTGAACAGCCCGCTGCCTGATTTCCAGACCGGCGCAAGCGTAGGCAGAGTATCCAAAGCTGCTGGCAACGGGTTACTGGGACAGGTATACCTGACAATGGCCCTGACGATTGACAATGGTAAGAAAACTGAAAACCTGACCAAAGCAAAACAATACCTGGACGCTTGTTACAATATGCGTAAGTTCGGTCAGCTGAAAGAAATCCCTTATTCAGACGTATTCAGCGTAGAGAAGAAATCCTCCTGCCCTGAACTGATCTTCCAGATCGTGTACAAACAGGGTGATGCGACTTATTCTTCCAGCATCGCTGCCAACAACCAGGCAAAAGGTGAAACCGTGAACTCTCAGAAAGTAGCGACCGGTGTAGGTGGTAACGTAACCGGCGATCTGGTGAATGAATATGAGGCAAACGATCTCCGTAAAGATTTCTCTATCAAATATGCTAATGCTGATATCGTAAAAGACTGGTTCATCACTAAATTCCGTGACGCCAGCGACGCCGCCGGTAAAAATGGTTATGGTGGTAATGACTTTATCCTGATGCGCTATGCAGATATTATCCTGATGCTGGCGGAAGTAAACATGTATCTTGGCGACAACGGCACTGCAATTCAGTACCTGGATATGGTACGTGCAAGAGCCGGTATGCCTGATTACAATACATCTATGCAGAATACCGCGTACAGCAGCAGGTTCTCTTCGCTGAAACTCGCGATCCTGCATGAGCGCCGCATTGAACTGGCTTTCGAAAATCACCGCTGGTACGATCTGTTGCGTACGTTCTCAACAGATGAACTTGTGACTTACTTCCATGCGAAAGACCAGACTTACTTCGGCATTGCTAAAGTGGCAAACTTCTCTAAGAAGGACCGTTATTACCCGATCCCGTTCGATGAATATAAGCTGAATCCTGAAAAGATGTATCAGAATCCGGGATATTAA
- a CDS encoding CocE/NonD family hydrolase translates to MRLKPALLIVTCFLLYGSLLSAQQKRYVIDSTLEIPLKDGTVLSCMLLYQEGAKLPLPVVLRANCYPSKYDTLRAQYVADSGYAGVFVYNRGKSRSSGSFYPMENDAADNYAAIDWISKQSWCNGKIAMYGGSYLGFAQWATVKKIHPALKTIVPQVAVGPGIDYPNPGGIFLTYMLQWLKYVRNNHYLDDATFLDEKKWKQLNTDYLLRGMPFSELDNLEGSGMDTIFQRWIQHPGNDEYWQQMTPTQEEFSRINIPILTTTGYFDDDQRGAIYYYNMHNKYGPAAGVKEHYLFIGPFDHAGGQGGKRRNPIPPYEIDTVAMVDQKQLVLDWFNYTLKDGPKPAFLQDRISVFAMGENKWHYFPSLEKMNRDTLTYYLPSRQEEAMSIRKRGGKKPLVLSFDAADTVDDTLIIYDGTSSLVSEAVFKKKYLLTLTTPPLDHDMILNGSITADLWLSSGTPDADLMFSWWEVDSEGKRWPLANTAQRLSLSIDKAKPVFWKENETRHISLENPAWMCKQLKKGSRIVMTISPAANLYWQKNYGAAKDVSQQTLLDALMHEIHFYPESHISIPVM, encoded by the coding sequence ATGCGACTGAAACCTGCTCTGCTGATTGTAACCTGTTTCCTGCTATATGGCAGCCTGCTCTCCGCACAACAAAAGCGATATGTGATAGACAGTACACTGGAAATTCCATTGAAAGATGGGACCGTGCTGAGTTGTATGTTATTGTACCAGGAAGGGGCTAAATTGCCCTTACCGGTCGTATTGCGTGCCAACTGTTATCCCTCTAAATATGATACACTGAGAGCCCAGTATGTAGCAGATAGCGGTTATGCAGGCGTTTTTGTCTATAACCGGGGGAAGTCCCGTTCCAGCGGTAGTTTTTATCCTATGGAAAATGATGCTGCCGACAACTACGCGGCTATCGACTGGATCAGTAAACAGTCCTGGTGTAACGGAAAGATCGCTATGTACGGTGGTTCTTATCTGGGCTTCGCACAATGGGCAACGGTTAAAAAGATACATCCTGCCCTTAAAACCATCGTTCCGCAGGTCGCTGTAGGCCCTGGTATCGATTATCCCAATCCTGGCGGCATCTTTCTTACTTACATGCTGCAATGGCTGAAATACGTCCGTAATAACCATTATCTCGATGACGCAACTTTTCTTGATGAAAAGAAATGGAAGCAGCTGAACACTGATTACCTGTTACGGGGAATGCCTTTCAGTGAATTGGATAATCTGGAAGGAAGCGGCATGGATACCATCTTTCAGCGCTGGATCCAGCATCCGGGAAATGATGAATACTGGCAACAGATGACGCCCACACAGGAAGAGTTCTCCCGTATTAATATCCCGATCCTCACTACAACGGGTTATTTTGATGATGATCAGCGGGGGGCTATCTATTACTATAACATGCATAATAAATATGGTCCCGCAGCTGGTGTGAAAGAACATTATCTGTTTATCGGTCCTTTTGACCATGCCGGGGGGCAAGGAGGCAAACGCAGAAATCCGATACCTCCCTACGAAATTGATACGGTAGCCATGGTAGATCAGAAGCAACTGGTGCTGGATTGGTTCAATTATACCCTTAAGGATGGGCCTAAACCGGCTTTTTTACAGGACAGGATCTCGGTATTTGCTATGGGAGAAAATAAATGGCATTATTTCCCCTCACTTGAAAAAATGAACAGGGACACACTGACCTACTATCTGCCTTCCAGGCAGGAAGAGGCCATGAGTATACGGAAGAGAGGAGGGAAGAAGCCGCTGGTATTGTCTTTTGATGCAGCAGATACTGTTGACGATACGCTTATCATTTACGATGGAACCAGCTCCCTGGTATCAGAAGCTGTATTTAAAAAGAAATACCTGTTGACACTCACTACGCCGCCACTGGATCATGATATGATACTGAACGGAAGTATTACGGCTGACCTCTGGCTATCGTCCGGTACGCCTGATGCAGACCTGATGTTTAGCTGGTGGGAAGTAGACAGCGAAGGTAAACGATGGCCGCTGGCGAATACGGCCCAACGACTCTCATTAAGTATTGATAAGGCCAAACCGGTATTCTGGAAGGAAAATGAGACCCGGCATATCAGTCTGGAGAACCCGGCCTGGATGTGTAAACAGTTAAAAAAAGGCAGCCGTATCGTAATGACGATCAGTCCGGCCGCTAATCTTTACTGGCAAAAGAACTATGGCGCCGCAAAGGATGTCAGTCAGCAGACCTTACTGGACGCTTTAATGCATGAAATACACTTCTACCCGGAATCGCATATAAGCATTCCCGTGATGTGA
- a CDS encoding phospholipid scramblase-related protein: MGQTKLPEFFQYDDFFIDEKVGLLKFANAYKVFNQDGQQIGNIRQEVPLLHKFLRLFLSKAMFPFTLNIADANEQVVASIHRGWTFWMSKIEIRDMNGVPVGGIKQKFKFMKPLFHILDANGEVLAEIKGDWKAWNFKIVDKNEKELGAITKKWAGAFKEVFTTADKYRVTIAEECPEDINKMAIVAGAITIDMVLKESK, encoded by the coding sequence ATGGGACAGACGAAATTACCCGAATTCTTTCAGTATGATGATTTCTTTATTGATGAAAAAGTTGGTCTGCTGAAATTTGCGAACGCTTATAAAGTATTTAATCAGGATGGACAGCAGATCGGAAATATCCGCCAGGAAGTACCCCTGCTCCACAAATTCCTCCGCCTATTTCTGAGTAAAGCCATGTTTCCCTTTACATTGAATATTGCCGATGCCAATGAACAGGTAGTGGCTTCTATACATCGTGGATGGACTTTCTGGATGTCCAAGATCGAAATCCGTGATATGAATGGTGTACCTGTTGGTGGTATTAAACAGAAATTCAAATTCATGAAGCCCCTGTTTCATATCCTGGATGCTAACGGAGAAGTGCTGGCAGAGATCAAAGGCGACTGGAAAGCCTGGAACTTCAAGATCGTGGACAAAAATGAAAAAGAACTGGGTGCGATCACCAAGAAATGGGCAGGTGCATTTAAGGAAGTGTTCACTACTGCGGATAAATACCGTGTGACCATTGCCGAAGAATGTCCGGAAGATATCAATAAAATGGCTATCGTAGCGGGTGCTATCACCATTGATATGGTATTGAAAGAGTCCAAATAA
- a CDS encoding chemotaxis protein CheB, producing the protein MEITRQQPLFCIGIGCSAGGLESVCDFFQQVVEKTGAAYVIVPHLTREYPSRFSKILRRFTDMPVHRVENDTRLEPDHVYVLTEDKMMITEDGYLKVRRRYHREVINKSIDIFFKSMARSFQENAIGVILSGMGTDGIEGIKTIEDYHGLVVVQDPDTTEFNVLPQTAINKDDPHAILPPADIARFLLRHLGAYNSLT; encoded by the coding sequence ATGGAAATCACCAGGCAACAACCACTTTTCTGCATCGGAATAGGATGTTCTGCGGGAGGATTGGAATCAGTATGTGACTTTTTTCAACAGGTCGTGGAAAAAACCGGGGCCGCTTATGTCATCGTACCGCATCTGACCAGGGAATATCCCAGCCGGTTCAGTAAAATCTTACGCAGATTTACCGATATGCCGGTGCATAGGGTGGAGAATGATACCAGGCTTGAGCCTGACCATGTGTATGTATTAACGGAGGACAAGATGATGATCACGGAGGATGGCTATCTCAAGGTCAGGAGACGTTATCACCGGGAAGTGATCAATAAATCCATCGATATATTTTTTAAATCCATGGCCAGGTCATTTCAGGAAAATGCGATAGGCGTGATCCTGTCAGGCATGGGGACTGATGGGATAGAAGGAATTAAAACGATAGAAGATTATCACGGACTGGTCGTAGTACAGGATCCGGACACGACGGAATTCAATGTCCTGCCGCAGACGGCGATCAATAAGGATGATCCGCATGCGATATTGCCCCCGGCAGATATCGCCCGTTTTCTGCTCAGGCACCTGGGCGCATATAACAGTTTGACCTGA